A stretch of the Pelmatolapia mariae isolate MD_Pm_ZW linkage group LG23, Pm_UMD_F_2, whole genome shotgun sequence genome encodes the following:
- the adamts1 gene encoding A disintegrin and metalloproteinase with thrombospondin motifs 1, whose protein sequence is MMSFLRFSISLIAALCVGAAHGAWEQGTVVPVRLDPTARSESETEPWRTLSAEESEKEAEMRVYRLDVFGMQLVLRLEPDQTFLAPGFVFHIVGTPVSEPTPKPNSGAEPGCFYSGTVNGDERSAAALNLCHGLRGGFYFKGEEYFIQPLNSTDFLGTDEDVHTIRRRGRAASAEESTSKCGVNEDEERVPKNLGKAASHGAPNADQTAHHRARRFVSTPRYLEIMLVADQSMAEFHGTGLKPYLLTIMAVASRLYRHPSIHNSISLAVVKLLVVYEEERGPQVSSNAAMTLRNFCKWQRQHNPPSDRHPEHYDTAVLFTRTDLCGAHSCDTLGMADVGTVCDPDRSCSIIEDDGLQAAFTVAHELGHVFNMPHDDAQLCSGVNGAHWGSHMMASTLSNLDQQQPWSACSALMVTTFLDNGHGQCLLDKPVKPQPLPQPLPGAVYDADHQCRLTFGEDSQHCPDLSSTCAALWCTVTTSNGLLVCQTKNFPWADGTPCGHDSYCLAGHCLTKSQAAKHQTPVNGGWGPWGPWGDCSRTCGGGVQYSFRSCDNPVPKNGGKYCEGKRIQYRSCNTEVCPDTNGLSFREEQCLAHNDMSAQVSLGSGEGVEWVPKYAGVSPKDRCKLVCRAKGTGYFFVLKSKVADGTPCSPDSTSVCVQGQCVKAGCDRIIGSNRRFDKCGVCGGDGSTCKKVSGSMERARPGYQDVVTIPAGATHLDIKQRAPASSRHDNSYLAVRRQDGTYLLNGDYKLMTMETDIPLPGALLRYSGSSATLERIRSFAPLPEALTIQVLSVGESPRPRVKYSYFAPRPNHAASSSNNNNIGGRRKSINAIQEVGGAEWTLREWGPCSQTCGGVQQREVVCLDSQGHPSGDCPEELRPLASRSCALHSCPSWLLGEWSPCSKTCGRGFRKRALRCIDHDGRTLTNDSCDPKDRPRPLLELCDQSAC, encoded by the exons ATGATGTCGTTTTTACGCTTTTCCATCAGTTTAATTGCCGCTCTGTGCGTCGGCGCAGCGCACGGTGCTTGGGAGCAGGGCACCGTTGTGCCGGTCAGGTTAGACCCGACGGCCCGGTCGGAGAGCGAAACCGAACCGTGGCGGACTCTTTCCGCGGAGGAGAGCGAGAAGGAGGCGGAAATGAGAGTGTATCGGTTGGACGTATTTGGCATGCAGCTGGTTTTGCGTCTAGAGCCTGACCAGACCTTTTTGGCGCCAGGTTTCGTCTTCCACATCGTGGGGACTCCCGTGTCTGAACCGACACCGAAACCTAATAGCGGAGCCGAGCCGGGTTGCTTCTACTCGGGCACGGTGAACGGGGATGAGCGCTCCGCCGCTGCGCTCAACCTGTGCCATGGACTCAGGGGCGGATTCTACTTCAAGGGCGAAGAGTACTTTATTCAGCCCCTTAACTCCACTGATTTCTTGGGCACTGACGAGGATGTGCATACGATTCGCCGGAGAGGCCGGGCAGCTTCGGCTGAGGAGAGCACCTCCAAGTGCGGGGTCAACGAGGACGAGGAGAGGGTGCCAAAGAATCTGGGGAAAGCGGCCAGTCACGGAGCCCCTAACGCAGACCAGACAG CTCACCACAGGGCCAGGCGTTTTGTTTCCACCCCTCGTTACCTGGAGATCATGCTGGTGGCTGACCAGTCTATGGCCGAGTTCCACGGCACGGGGCTCAAACCTTACCTCCTGACCATCATGGCAGTGGCGTCCCGCCTTTACCGCCACCCTAGTATCCACAACTCAATCAGCCTGGCGGTGGTgaagctgctggtggtgtacGAGGAGGAGCGAGGTCCTCAGGTGTCATCCAACGCTGCCATGACTCTCCGCAACTTCTGCAAGTGGCAGCGACAGCACAATCCTCCAAGCGACCGCCACCCGGAGCACTACGACACGGCCGTGCTCTTCACCAGGACG GACCTTTGCGGTGCCCACTCGTGTGACACTTTGGGCATGGCGGATGTTGGCACGGTGTGTGACCCGGACAGGAGCTGCTCGATTATTGAGGACGATGGACTCCAAGCAGCATTTACAGTGGCACACGAACTgg GCCACGTGTTTAACATGCCTCATGATGATGCCCAGCTGTGTTCTGGCGTCAACGGTGCCCACTGGGGTTCCCACATGATGGCCTCCACCCTGTCTAACTTGGACCAGCAGCAGCCTTGGTCTGCTTGCTCCGCCCTCATGGTCACCACCTTCCTGGACAACGGCCATGGTCAGTGTCTGCTGGATAAACCTGTTAAGCCCCAGCCACTGCCCCAGCCCCTGCCCGGGGCAGTCTATGATGCTGACCATCAGTGTCGCCTGACCTTTGGTGAAGACTCCCAGCACTGCCCTGACCTGAGCAGCACTTGTGCAGCTCTGTGGTGCACTGTGACTACATCCAATGGTTTGCTCGTGTGCCAAACCAAGAACTTCCCATGGGCTGATGGGACACCCTGCGGGCATGACAGCTACTGCTTGGCTGGGCACTGTCTCACTAAGAGCCAGGCCGCTAAACACCAG ACTCCTGTTAATGGTGGATGGGGTCCCTGGGGTCCCTGGGGCGACTGCTCTCGGACCTGTGGCGGAGGAGTGCAGTATTCCTTCCGTTCCTGTGATAACCCTGTGCCTAAGAATGGGGGGAAATACTGCGAGGGAAAGAGGATCCAGTACCGCTCATGCAACACAGAAGTGTGCCCAGACACCAATG GCCTGTCTTTCCGTGAGGAGCAGTGCTTGGCCCACAATGACATGTCAGCTCAAGTGTCACTGGGTTCAGGCGAGGGCGTCGAGTGGGTGCCCAAGTACGCTGGAGTTTCACCTAAAGACCGCTGCAAGCTGGTGTGCAGGGCCAAGGGGACCGGATACTTCTTTGTCCTCAAGTCTAAG GTGGCTGACGGCACACCATGCAGCCCTGATTCCACCTCAGTCTGCGTCCAGGGCCAGTGTGTGAAGGCTGGATGTGATCGTATCATTGGCTCCAACCGGCGCTTCGATAAGTGTGGCGTGTGTGGCGGAGATGGTTCGACCTGCAAGAAGGTGTCAGGCTCTATGGAGCGTGCCAG GCCTGGTTACCAGGATGTTGTAACTATCCCTGCTGGTGCCACACACCTCGACATCAAGCAGCGTGCTCCAGCCAGTAGTCGTCACGATAACAGCTACTTGGCAGTGCGGCGCCAGGATGGAACCTATTTACTTAATGGTGATTACAAGCTGATGACCATGGAGACTGACATTCCCCTCCCAGGGGCACTCTTGCGCTACAGCGGCTCCTCAGCCACTCTGGAGCGCATCAGGAGCTTCGCCCCGCTCCCTGAGGCCCTCACAATCCAGGTGCTTTCTGTAGGGGAATCCCCGAGGCCCAGGGTTAAGTACAGCTACTTTGCCCCTCGTCCCAATCATGCTGCTTCAtcctccaacaacaacaacattggAGGCCGTCGGAAGTCTATCAATGCCATCCAAGAGGTGGGAGGAGCCGAGTGGACTCTGAGGGAGTGGGGTCCCTGTTCCCAGACCTGCGGAGGTGTGCAACAGAGAGAGGTCGTGTGTCTGGACTCCCAGGGACATCCCTCTGGAGACTGCCCAGAGGAGCTTCGCCCTTTGGCCTCACGGTCCTGCGCCCTCCATTCCTGCCCCTCCTGGCTTCTTGGAGAATGGTCACCGTGCTCTAAGACCTGCGGCCGAGGTTTTCGTAAACGTGCATTGCGCTGCATCGACCACGACGGGCGCACGCTAACCAACGACAGCTGTGACCCCAAAGACCGTCCGCGACCCCTGCTGGAGCTGTGCGATCAGAGTGCCTGCTAA